One region of Tamandua tetradactyla isolate mTamTet1 chromosome 6, mTamTet1.pri, whole genome shotgun sequence genomic DNA includes:
- the LOC143688443 gene encoding cilia- and flagella-associated protein 161-like isoform X1 — MAQNLYGPRVRMGNWNEDLYLEEECVKDFLEKRDKGELLIQRNHRLKENFLRQMQLSISEDGYLHYGNSILLVNPDHPDRDTDLFLNGDLSLCMTPEDITARLSDEVEVPCGLSAVQTNIPIGRNTFIILSVDGNAIGQVLQYGQNFCLGIQERFADKMTNAKTVNNYHQMNRGLAAHRHLFLSTYFGKEVVAADTYLDSHRVEKLKNHWMLVTGSPWKDSPTRLDLSILPAEDARAPELAVGPAGPNMPGFKSN, encoded by the exons ATGGCACAAAACTTGTATGGGCCGCGCGTCCGGATGGGGAACTGGAACGAGGACCTGTACCTGGAGGAG GAGTGCGTGAAAGATTTCTTAGAGAAGAGGGATAAAGGGGAACTTCTCATACAGAGAAACCACAGACTAAAAGAGAATTTTTTGAGACAG ATGCAGCTTTCCATATCTGAAGATGGCTATCTCCACTATGGCAACAGCATTCTACTGGTGAATCCTGACCATCCTGACAGAGACACTGATCTGTTTCTGAATGGGGACCTGAGCCTCTGCATGACTCCTGAAGACATCACAGCCCGCCTGAGTGATGAAGTGGAGGTACCCTGTGGCCTGAGCGCAGTGCAAACCAACATCCCGATTGGCAGAAacacttttatcattttgag TGTAGATGGAAATGCCATTGGTCAAGTTCTTCAATATGGGCAGAACTTTTGCCTTGGGATACAAGAGAGATTTGCAGACAAAATG ACAAATGCAAAAACTGTCAACAACTACCACCAAATGAATCGAGGACTGGCAGCCCACCGGCATCTTTTCTTAAG TACCTATTTTGGAAAGGAAGTGGTTGCTGCTGACACATATTTGGATTCCCACAGAGTTGAAAAACTGAAGAATCACTGGATGCTTGTTACTGGAAGTCCCTGGAAGGACTCACCCACCAGGCTGGACCTGTCCATACTGCCGGCCGAGGATGCCCGAGCCCCGGAGCTGGCTGTGGGGCCAGCAGGCCCTAACATGCCAGGCTTTAAAAGCAATTAG